CTGTCACCCCAGAGTGAAATTGAGGCAAATGTGTCTGAACCAGAGAGATTTATGTGGATGGGTTTGGGGTGGAGGGCGGAGCCTTTGACCTCCTGGCACTTGGCTAGAAGACAGCCAGATATCACTTGAACtacacccccaccccagcccccagccctccagTGCCTTTCTGGGTTTTGCTCTGCATGGAATACCTGTCCCTGGCCTCATTTCTCTCTCCATCATGTTCCCCTTATTACCTGGACTTTCAATCTGCCCTCACAAGCTGCTCCCTGAACATATCCTCACATTTGCTATTTCTTGTGGAGCTACAGTGACACAATACTGTTAGTGATGGGTACCTGCTCATCTTTTCTAAAATGGacccctccacctgtccatccatccatttcaACAAAAATTCTAATGTCTCTCTATTTGTCcacctatccatccatccatctgtcccaAAATGGACCTTGTCTGCCGATCTATCCATCCAGCCATGGATGGAGAGCCATGTATTGTTCATCCCAATACagtcccatccatccatccatccatccatccatccactctTGCTttcacaccttcttcccttcatcttcctTTGCTGTCTCTCGGTTCTCTTCAAGATTCTCCCATGGTGGGGGTGGGGTGCAGACCTCGTCAACACATGAACACGAACTTCTGAACCCCTGGGTTTGCCCTGCCTGTACAGGGTGGGTTGGGACTTCCTACACAGCTACATATGTAGGATGGGAAATGACAAGGAATCTTCACGAATTAGGGGCTGCCTGGTGGTTTCTGTGGATCTCTCCACTTACAGGAGGACCCTTCTTGTCTGCAGGTCTCCAGAAATGTGGCGTCAGAGCTTTGGACTTCTAGGAAAATCCTACGCCTATGACAGTGAGCTGGGGATCAGGCAGCTGAGGGACATTTTGGGGATGGGAATGTTCCCAAGGGGGGACAAAGAAAGGAGAACAGTAGGCAGCTGTAGGGGGAAACCAAGATGACACTGGTCAAGAGTTCTACAGGAAACAGGTGGGGAACAGAGGTATGGGGGGAAAGGgaagctgggggagagggaggcagacaCTGTTTGCTGGCAGGCTCACACTAGACCCTCAGTAATGTTGGTCACCTAGTCTTGGTTTCCAGAGTGGGAGCAGCCCCATACTTGAAGCAGCCCCAACCACCTCCTTGTGTTGTTCATGTGTGCTGAGGGACAGGTTGCATCTCTCTCAACAGCAACAGGATCCTGTTTGCTGGGGAAGTGGCTGCACATACCCCTGTACACAGTGCCTCTGTGTAGTGCTGTGGTGGATGTTGCTATCCAGGATTATGTGGTTGACGTGGCCGCCGAACTTATCTACCAAAACAAGAGGCAGATCTCCACAGAAGTCCTCTTCGTCTTCCCCCTGGGCCCCAACATGGCCATTTACTCCTTCCAGGCCCGCAGTGAGGATGCCAAGGTCCAGGCCATGCTGCGGGATGAGGTATCGGCATCCAGGGACAAATGGGTGAACCATCACAGGGGCATGCGATAAGCAGCCCATGGCCTGCCTGGTGATCAGCtttctgtccctccccttcccactcAGGTCCAGCAGCTGCATGAGGCTACAGGGGGCTGGGAGAATCTGGAATACCTTCTGGATCAGTCTCAGTACCTGGGCGAGGTGTTTGCTTGTCCCCTGGGCACCCTGTCCCCTGGCAGGGAAGTGGTCGTGACCTTGCGCTATGTCCAAGAGCTGCCACGGGAGCCAGATGGAGCAGCCCATTTTGTGCTGCCACGCACACTGCATCCCTACACAGACTTGCATGGTGAGTCGCCCCACAAGGAACCTGCCCTCCTAGTCACACACCCCACAGAAGGACCACAAACTCCCCATGTAATTTAACTTGATGCAACTTCCCTTGGCACCCACAGGGGCATCCACATTTTCCCCTCATGCAGCCCCCAGACAGATCCACAAATTCTTCCTTGTGCCCCATGAGGGGATCCACACCTCATGCGCACATTTCCCATAAACAGACTCATGGACCCCTCCATACACCTTACTGACAGCCCCGAATTCTCTCCATATATGTCCTATATATGGGTGCTAaatcctgcccctctccccccacacATCCCAACCCCACAGGAAGAGCCTTTGCCCTCCCCAGTGCCTTGCTTCTCCTTGCAGCCTGGGGTTGTCGCACTAGCAAGCTGCACTACAGCCTGCTGCTCACCGCTAGCCTGCAGTCACCCCGGGGAGTGGTCAATGTCCAGGCTAACTTCGCCCTCACCCCTTTGATCTACACTGCCCAGGACCGCAGCACTGCACAGGTATGCCCTCCTGAGTGCCAGGatcctggggggagctggggaggggtgtCACCACTGAGAAAAAAGGGGCTGCACAGTGCCTGTGCTCCTGGCCAAATGCTGGCTCTGGTCCCCTTCTCCTGTGTATGACCAGGCACCCCTTCTCCAGGTCTCATTGGCTGGTGGGCCCCCAAGTCATCATGATTTGGAGCTGCTGGTGTATTATGGAGACCCTACTGCAGTCAGTGCTGCAGTGGAGAAGGGAGACCCTGAGGCCCCTCCAGGTGAGTGCAGCTGGGGAGGGAACATGAAGGCACTTCTGGGTTGCATGAGGCATGGgggcacagggagacactggGGGTTCTGGGAGGCAAGATATCATTGGACACTGGTACAGGAATGGGAGGCATTCAGATGGGATAGTTTGGGTCCTGGTGCTCTGGGTGGGGTGTTGGGGACACTGTGATGAGGTATCATCAGCGGGATGCATACAGGAAGTTCTGTGTTAGGGCTCACTGGGTAGCTGTACTGGAGGCACTGAGTTGGAACACATGGAGCACTGGGGTGTGCAATTGGTGGAGAGTACAGTAGGGTATTGAGGTACCGGTGTGGGGCATCACAGGCTCCGGAATGGTGGAAGCTGAAAGCACAATGAGAATCAGaaccaggaggaagaggggggtcCCTATCTGGTTTTCATCCcacttgtcccggtttgaagtaaaaccgaaccaattttctgttctgtaactttacatcctagctaggcctcctctaactctctgaaattaacggcatattgtggagaaaactgctcgttctcagaatgataagaccaatgtttgtgctccatgccaaggaacgatatgcagggaggcccttgcttatacttattgctataacaaccaaggtcagcccatttcgttatttgcccccttagagggtcggaaacggaaaaaacgtagaggggtcacatcagtggggaggagtggacaggacaggtgacccaaacctgaccaactggggtattccatcccatctgccccatgctcagtataaaggctgagggatcaaagggtcagtctccttcctgcgatggctgacgtccagagaggactctgtctgttcatctgcctttgatcccgatctgtgtgttcctgactccagagctggaatccagttcccattcgtcactgagtccagtctgggacttccccagtgcctgacggtgacgtgactgtcatcctgggagcttgatacagttttgtatatattgtatctatttcattattttcttctttatttttattttaatattaattcttcattaaagtagtttagttcattctaaacttctgaatctctttatctctttctcctcctctctcctcttttaggggggagaaggggggggaagggccatctgtcggtccggttttggtaaattcagccgaaaccacgacaccaccCCATACCTCCTCCAGGCTCCCTCCTTGGTGACCCTGTGGTGTTGGTGATGCTGGCACCCAGCATTCCTGAGACAGTGATTGGGCAGCACCAGTATGGAGAGTTCATCTTCCTCCTGGACACCACTTTCCTTGAGCATGCACAGGTACTCCTTCGGAGCAGAAgcaggatggggtggaggagcaggtTGAGGGTGAGCAGGCCAGGGCAGGCATTTACAGAAGGACAAAGATGTGAGGGGGGACTGGTGGGGCCTGAAATGGTCCTGAAATACCTCATGTGCCCAGGGGACTTCAGGTCACTGGCTCAGATCATCCAGGGGACCCCAGAGGCTTTAGGAGGACCAGACTATGGGCAAAGCTATCTGTACTCTTCACATCTGCCTCCCAAGACCTGTCTGTGGTGTTTTTCCACAGGACTCCCTGCTCTTTTTTCTCAAAAGCCTACCCCTTGGCTGTTACTTCAACATCTACTGCTATGAAGAAAACTCTGTGGGCATCTACCCGTGAGCAAACATGCAGCAGGCTGAGTGCTATGGGGTTTGATTAGGTGCTGCAGGGTAGAGCTGGATACTGTGGGGCATGGCTGGGGGGCTGGAATGAGTGCTATGGGACAGGGTTAGATGCTGGAGGGCAGGTGTGCATGCTCTGAAATTGGCTGGTTGGTACGGGGCAAGGTTGGGTGCAGGAGGGCTTGACAACTACTGTAGGGCAGGGCTGCATGATGGAGACAGGATCTTTATGGCATTATGGGACAGCAGCTCTTGGGGTTCTGCTGAGCAGAGTCTTGTAGGAACTATTGAAGCCAGGTCTCTTCAAGAACTACTGTGGGGCAGGGACTTGCAGAGGACCCCAAGGCATAGCTGTGGGAAGTGCTATGGGACAGGGTCTCAGGAGCACTAGGGCCAGCACAGAGCAATGTGCTCTCCAACCACACTGTGCTCTCTGCAGGCAAAGTGTCGAATATACTCAGGACAACCTGACCGAGGCCATGCAGCGCATCCCCTCCATCAGCTCCAGTGTGGGTGACACAAACCTGCTAGAAACCCTCCGCTCAGTCTACAACaacaccccccgcccccgcggccATACGCGCCAGGTATCGCTGTAGGGGCATGGAGGGGTGAAGGGACTGGTGTCCCAGGGGAGAGAGAGGGCACAGGTGTGTGGGTAGAAGGAGCCACCCAAAGTACACAGTGGCCACAAGGGAACAAGAAGAATACTGTGGGGTGTGGGGGAATGGAGAAGTGGGTCTATATCTTTGGGGGGTTCTGCCCCTGAGTGGATATCTCTCCCTGGAGTACTCTGTCTACAGGGGGTCTCTCTCCTGGTCCCCTCTCACCATTTCAGGGGGCCTGCTCACCCCGTTTTGGGGTTTCTGTGCCAGGGCCCCCACCACTCATGTCCCCTGTCTTTCAGCTCTTCATCTTCATGACTGGACTACCCCCTGACAAGGAAGCCATTGCAGCTGAGGTCTGCCGTCACCGCAACAGCCACCGGTAATGGGGACGCTACCCCAGGTCCTCCAGTCACCCTTTGGTTGTCCAGTCATTTCTATCCCTGATAAGAGCCCCTGTTCACCAGTTCCTGTCCCAGTCCTTGGGCCCCTCCAGTGTCCCAAAGACCCTTCCCACCCTGTACAGCTCTCCAGTGCCAAGCTCCCATATGGGAGTCGTTGCTCACTACTCCCACAGCCAAAGCGCCCTTCACAGAGTGAACAGGAAGACTGAGGCACAGGGCTTGTACACCCTGATGTGTCCCCAAGCTCTGACCCAGCCCCACTaggccccccagctctgccccacatcccaactctcctctcccagctccctgaCTAATGCCAGTTCTAACCCCAGTTCCTCACTCCCTGCTCTTCTTCGTGCCCCCATGTTCTGCACCCCAGCTTTCTTCTCCCAGATTTATCTCCAGCCTGTGTCCTCCA
The Numenius arquata chromosome 23, bNumArq3.hap1.1, whole genome shotgun sequence genome window above contains:
- the LOC141474846 gene encoding von Willebrand factor A domain-containing protein 5A-like translates to MWRQSFGLLGKSYAYDTTGSCLLGKWLHIPLYTVPLCSAVVDVAIQDYVVDVAAELIYQNKRQISTEVLFVFPLGPNMAIYSFQARSEDAKVQAMLRDEVQQLHEATGGWENLEYLLDQSQYLGEVFACPLGTLSPGREVVVTLRYVQELPREPDGAAHFVLPRTLHPYTDLHAWGCRTSKLHYSLLLTASLQSPRGVVNVQANFALTPLIYTAQDRSTAQVSLAGGPPSHHDLELLVYYGDPTAVSAAVEKGDPEAPPGSLLGDPVVLVMLAPSIPETVIGQHQYGEFIFLLDTTFLEHAQDSLLFFLKSLPLGCYFNIYCYEENSVGIYPQSVEYTQDNLTEAMQRIPSISSSVGDTNLLETLRSVYNNTPRPRGHTRQLFIFMTGLPPDKEAIAAEVCRHRNSHRCFCFCFSEDSAALAMALARETGGEAAYVSSDNSMRVVVLKCLKQALKPAAEGVSLSWTLPHGLEVEVPGDTPQFIFQGQHRLLYAQIHGQAQDMTVAKGVMTLQYSLDGQDVTHSLEFPLCPQGDGRLAGHRLAARHLLMRLLPEAVSGSGDEPRHRAVEISLTSGIICPFTSYVGIRTPQRVTWYQRPLALLPPRQSLIPCQIVELRGSHKVSSCYPVSIWVPPGWLTAMRASWLALCQVTHGIAALPQRGACSKACKPPPPSISSLKYVDPVEFVLCSSICGRWYTEAIAECQELVALQNADGSWALTSGLASVLEVDENELKRKMPGEVMEPSIWATVLAVTWLHRHDKCYRDICELLEAKAVTWLCGQAVSQLDKCLEAANTLFGSSVKPSVFRL